The following proteins are co-located in the Desulfurella sp. genome:
- the istA gene encoding IS21 family transposase, with the protein MKTMYDVADILKAYNETGSIRGVQRKTNISRNTIAKYLVRVEENRADQSLEIIRSKQRTRYKRTDELIELINTLLEENKEKPLKLRYTAKKVWRIVVSRGYDVGYSSVKRVVRLWKDKSNPTKDVYIEQIPKEGARAEFDWGYVPLVIDGQAGLYPVAFMVLNKSLYRYARIFEQETQLEVIQAHIDFFNEIGGVPKTIFYDNLKAVVDRPKKVNENFLKFASFFGFAPNVCNLHAPNEKGTDEETVGMVRSYCFSEKNDFKNVYEANAYLKTKLSEINSMHVYKRELPPKDGLINEQDFLNPLPSSCYNNYYLAVRNVSKYSSVSFETNHYSVPDTFFESKVMLKVYPDKIELVGFNEDITIATHKRLFTKNNYSLDITHYLDTMKRKPRALANSRALETLNATLKALFDRYYSTNPKDFIEILSLAKSYEDEHLEKSIKALMQSGVIPTLETIKNFLEQKDIQQTESFYYPGISIDTVEPCVYDDLLEASCR; encoded by the coding sequence ATGAAAACGATGTATGATGTAGCAGACATTTTAAAGGCTTACAATGAAACAGGTTCCATCAGAGGAGTCCAAAGAAAAACAAACATATCTAGAAACACTATTGCAAAGTATTTGGTCAGAGTTGAAGAAAACAGAGCAGATCAAAGTTTAGAAATTATCCGTTCTAAACAAAGAACAAGGTATAAAAGAACAGATGAGTTGATAGAATTAATAAACACCCTGCTTGAAGAAAACAAAGAAAAACCCCTAAAACTCAGATACACGGCAAAGAAAGTATGGCGCATTGTTGTGTCTAGAGGCTATGATGTAGGCTACAGTTCTGTAAAAAGAGTGGTCAGGCTTTGGAAAGATAAATCAAATCCGACAAAGGATGTCTATATAGAGCAGATACCTAAAGAAGGCGCAAGGGCAGAGTTTGACTGGGGTTATGTGCCTTTAGTAATAGACGGCCAAGCAGGTCTATACCCAGTCGCTTTTATGGTGTTAAACAAATCCCTATACAGGTATGCTCGCATCTTTGAGCAAGAAACCCAGCTTGAAGTAATCCAAGCCCATATAGATTTCTTTAATGAAATAGGTGGCGTCCCTAAAACAATCTTTTATGACAATCTAAAAGCAGTGGTTGACAGACCAAAAAAGGTAAACGAAAACTTCTTAAAGTTCGCTTCTTTTTTTGGCTTTGCGCCTAATGTATGCAACCTTCATGCCCCAAATGAGAAAGGTACAGATGAAGAGACAGTCGGCATGGTTAGAAGCTACTGCTTTAGCGAAAAGAATGATTTTAAAAATGTATATGAAGCCAATGCCTATCTAAAGACAAAGCTTTCTGAAATAAACTCAATGCATGTCTACAAAAGAGAACTTCCGCCAAAAGATGGTTTAATTAATGAGCAGGACTTTCTAAATCCTCTGCCCAGTTCTTGCTACAACAACTACTACCTTGCAGTAAGAAATGTAAGCAAGTATTCTAGTGTGTCTTTTGAAACAAACCACTATTCTGTCCCAGATACCTTTTTTGAATCAAAGGTGATGCTTAAAGTATACCCTGATAAAATAGAGCTGGTAGGTTTTAATGAAGACATCACTATAGCAACCCACAAAAGGCTCTTTACAAAGAACAATTATTCTTTGGATATAACGCACTACCTTGATACAATGAAGAGAAAACCAAGGGCTCTTGCAAATTCAAGAGCCCTTGAAACACTTAATGCAACACTAAAAGCTTTGTTTGATAGATACTATAGCACAAATCCAAAAGATTTCATAGAGATTTTAAGCCTTGCCAAATCCTATGAAGACGAGCACTTAGAAAAATCAATCAAAGCTTTAATGCAAAGCGGTGTTATACCTACTCTTGAAACAATAAAAAACTTTCTTGAACAAAAAGATATACAACAAACCGAAAGCTTCTATTATCCGGGAATCAGTATAGATACAGTTGAGCCTTGCG
- a CDS encoding TaqI-like C-terminal specificity domain-containing protein, which yields MQAFQKLIFNAKREIIENNLFGVDINPKSVEITRLRLWIELLKNAYYTEESSFQEMETLPNIDINIKVGDSLLSPTNQEQETDNTVFYDNLIKPLLQNYRSLFKEYLKATGEEKRTIKNKIEQMRKAFLQQNYTTLRVTQNYDGFLWALDFPQIIDDNGKFIGFDIVIGNPPYIQLQKNSGLLSKKYKKFNYEVLDSMGDIYTLFYEKGIKELLKPGGHLCFITSNKWMRAGYGEKLREFFIKYNPKFLIDLGPGVFDDATVDTNILLIQKKDYQNKLIGATLQKEDKKNILDAIDKKGVLLEKLTKNAWFIGSSAEQKLKEKIERLGKPLKDWDVEIYYGIKTGLNEAFIITTEKREEILANCQSEAERQRTEAIIKPILRGRDIKRYHYEWAGLWVIVIPAGWTNKNKGNKSAESFIEKTFPALMKHLNSFEAKAKRRDDQGDYWWELRHCAYYPEFEKEKVVWAEIVRQPQFYFDNEKFYVEATSFLMTGDNVKYICGLLNSLPVTYFFKNWYAGGGLGEEGYRYKKVFLENLPLPPITPDNELLVKRIEDLVDKILAAKKENPQADTTQLEQDIDQLVYKLYDLTPEEIRIIEGGE from the coding sequence ATGCAGGCATTCCAGAAACTTATATTTAATGCTAAAAGGGAAATTATTGAGAACAACCTATTTGGTGTAGACATTAACCCGAAATCCGTAGAAATTACACGTTTAAGACTATGGATCGAATTGCTTAAAAACGCTTATTATACGGAAGAAAGCAGTTTTCAGGAAATGGAAACACTGCCTAACATAGATATAAATATCAAAGTAGGGGATAGTTTGCTGTCGCCTACAAATCAAGAACAAGAAACAGACAATACCGTATTTTACGATAATTTAATTAAACCATTGCTGCAAAACTATAGATCATTGTTTAAAGAATACTTAAAAGCAACAGGTGAAGAAAAAAGAACAATTAAAAATAAAATAGAACAAATGAGAAAAGCATTTTTACAGCAAAACTATACGACACTACGTGTTACGCAAAACTACGATGGCTTTTTGTGGGCTTTGGATTTCCCGCAAATAATTGACGATAATGGCAAATTTATAGGTTTTGATATTGTAATTGGAAATCCGCCGTATATACAATTGCAAAAAAACTCTGGTTTGCTTTCAAAAAAGTATAAAAAGTTTAATTATGAAGTACTTGATAGCATGGGAGATATATATACGCTTTTTTATGAAAAAGGCATAAAAGAGCTTTTAAAACCCGGTGGGCATCTTTGCTTTATAACATCAAACAAATGGATGAGGGCAGGTTATGGAGAAAAGTTAAGAGAGTTTTTTATAAAGTACAATCCTAAGTTTTTGATCGATTTGGGACCAGGAGTATTTGATGACGCAACAGTAGACACAAACATCTTGCTTATACAAAAGAAAGATTATCAAAATAAGCTTATCGGTGCTACTCTACAAAAAGAAGACAAAAAAAATATACTAGATGCGATAGATAAAAAAGGCGTACTACTTGAAAAACTCACTAAAAATGCCTGGTTTATTGGTAGTAGTGCTGAGCAAAAACTAAAAGAAAAAATAGAGCGTCTTGGCAAACCGCTAAAAGACTGGGACGTGGAAATTTATTATGGTATAAAAACCGGTTTAAACGAAGCATTTATCATTACCACTGAAAAGCGAGAGGAGATATTGGCAAATTGCCAAAGTGAAGCCGAACGGCAACGCACCGAGGCAATCATCAAGCCCATCTTGCGTGGGCGTGATATCAAACGCTATCACTACGAATGGGCGGGGCTGTGGGTGATTGTAATTCCTGCGGGTTGGACAAATAAAAATAAAGGCAACAAAAGTGCTGAATCTTTTATAGAAAAAACCTTTCCAGCTTTAATGAAGCATTTAAACTCATTTGAAGCCAAAGCTAAAAGGCGTGATGATCAGGGTGACTACTGGTGGGAACTCCGCCATTGTGCCTACTACCCCGAGTTTGAGAAGGAGAAGGTGGTGTGGGCAGAAATAGTTAGACAACCACAATTTTATTTTGACAATGAAAAATTTTATGTTGAAGCAACAAGTTTTTTGATGACTGGTGATAATGTAAAGTATATCTGTGGTCTTTTAAATTCTTTGCCTGTAACTTACTTCTTTAAGAATTGGTATGCGGGTGGTGGTTTAGGTGAAGAAGGGTATAGATACAAAAAGGTATTTTTAGAAAATCTTCCTCTTCCCCCAATTACTCCTGACAACGAACTGTTAGTCAAACGCATAGAGGATCTTGTTGACAAAATCCTTGCCGCCAAGAAAGAGAACCCACAAGCAGACACAACTCAGTTAGAACAAGATATTGACCAATTGGTTTATAAACTTTATGATTTAACCCCGGAAGAAATAAGAATAATTGAAGGGGGAGAATAA